One Tolypothrix bouteillei VB521301 DNA window includes the following coding sequences:
- a CDS encoding threonine aldolase family protein: MNFCSDNVVGVSPEIMAALVECNHGVAMPYGNDDRTLYLNNLFSELFETEVLVFPVATGTAANALALSVMSEPYGAIYCHHQSHIHCDECGAPEFFTSGAKLLTLQGENGKINPKDLASAIARAGIGVVHHVQPAAVSLSQASEAGTVYSIQEVEQIAQVAHSRGLTLHMDGARFANAVVTLGCTPADITWRAGVDVLSFGATKNGAMAAEAVVFFNRDLAHSFSYRRKRSGHLFSKMQFLSVQLEAYIRNDLWLRNAARANQMAKDLAAKLTALSKIMTLCHPVEANEIFVQMPEQVIVNLLADGFKFYRWDGEDSKTVRLVTAFSTTEEDIAALVDAARKYLQKCQPENVAG; encoded by the coding sequence ATGAACTTTTGTAGTGATAATGTTGTCGGGGTATCCCCAGAAATTATGGCAGCGCTCGTGGAATGCAATCATGGAGTTGCTATGCCTTATGGTAACGACGATCGCACTCTATACTTAAATAATCTATTTTCCGAATTATTTGAGACAGAGGTACTGGTATTTCCTGTAGCCACAGGTACGGCTGCCAATGCACTTGCTCTATCAGTTATGTCAGAACCTTATGGAGCAATTTACTGCCACCATCAATCTCATATTCATTGTGATGAGTGCGGTGCTCCTGAATTTTTTACGAGTGGAGCAAAATTACTAACCCTGCAAGGAGAAAATGGCAAAATAAACCCCAAAGATTTAGCAAGTGCGATCGCTCGTGCTGGTATCGGTGTAGTACATCACGTTCAACCTGCCGCTGTCAGCTTGTCTCAAGCAAGTGAAGCCGGTACGGTATACAGTATTCAAGAAGTCGAGCAAATTGCTCAAGTGGCGCACTCTCGCGGGTTGACACTTCACATGGACGGTGCGCGTTTTGCTAACGCCGTTGTCACCTTAGGATGTACTCCCGCAGATATAACTTGGCGTGCTGGAGTTGATGTGTTGTCCTTCGGTGCAACCAAAAATGGAGCCATGGCAGCAGAAGCCGTTGTCTTTTTCAATCGCGATTTAGCTCATAGCTTTAGCTACCGTCGCAAGCGTAGCGGACATCTATTTTCTAAAATGCAGTTTTTGTCCGTGCAGTTAGAAGCTTACATCAGAAATGATTTGTGGTTGAGGAATGCTGCACGTGCCAATCAGATGGCAAAGGATTTAGCCGCAAAGTTAACAGCACTGTCAAAAATTATGACTCTTTGTCATCCTGTGGAAGCCAATGAGATATTTGTTCAAATGCCAGAGCAAGTTATTGTCAATCTTTTAGCGGATGGCTTTAAATTTTATCGTTGGGATGGTGAAGATTCCAAAACAGTAAGATTGGTAACTGCTTTTAGTACAACAGAAGAGGATATTGCAGCGCTGGTTGATGCGGCTCGGAAGTACTTACAAAAATGCCAGCCCGAAAACGTTGCTGGTTGA
- a CDS encoding GIY-YIG nuclease family protein, which translates to MADETNIPSLKSLEYIPYIDDCGQLPEQLQGKIGVYAIYDREHVLQFVGYSRDVYLSLRQHLVRQPQNCYWVKAQTIERPSRTLLENIEKAWIAENGCIPSGNTDNKEKWTNPIDVRAVMTPEEKTHYENPLNDELTQTKIIKNVARRVEAEISTLLEARGLQAQIRFNPKLKEDGLLDLK; encoded by the coding sequence ATGGCAGATGAAACAAATATTCCTTCTTTAAAGAGTTTGGAATATATTCCCTATATAGACGATTGCGGTCAACTACCCGAACAGTTGCAAGGCAAAATCGGAGTGTATGCAATTTACGACCGAGAACACGTGCTGCAATTTGTAGGATATTCCCGTGATGTTTATCTCAGTCTGAGACAGCATTTAGTCAGGCAACCCCAGAACTGCTATTGGGTAAAAGCCCAAACCATCGAACGTCCAAGTCGAACTCTGCTGGAAAATATCGAGAAGGCTTGGATCGCGGAAAATGGCTGTATCCCCTCGGGTAATACAGACAACAAGGAGAAATGGACGAATCCAATTGATGTAAGAGCGGTTATGACGCCTGAAGAGAAAACTCATTATGAAAATCCTCTAAATGATGAGTTGACGCAAACTAAAATTATCAAAAATGTGGCACGGCGAGTAGAGGCTGAAATCTCAACCCTTCTAGAAGCACGTGGTTTGCAAGCACAAATTCGTTTTAATCCAAAGTTAAAAGAAGATGGTTTGCTGGATTTAAAATAA
- a CDS encoding GH116 family glycosyl hydrolase, with protein sequence MSNKPFSVIPSCVWSRPIGLGWDTPYRVRYASNIDDGPWHGMPLGGFGAGCIGRSSRGDFNLWHIDGGEHVFKYIPACQFSLFESDNSSSKAYALCTQAPEDGSLSAWQWYPASGEGGENPKSQIPNPKSQIHSTGSYHALYPRSWFVYEGVFQAQLTCEQFSPIWAHNYKETSYPVAVFVWTAQNPTNASITLSIMLSWQNMVGWFTNALKSPEVRVRDDGSPVYEYRSRLYESQGNFNQLVEQGEYIGCLMSRVNSGKSLQEGDGQWCIATQKHPKVEAYYNTRWNPTGTGEEIWQSFAQNGSLSNSTDETPIAEGEQLGVALALRFTLQPGEILKLPFVLAWDFPVTEFAEGIISYRRYTDYFGLNGDNAWAIASTALVEYETWQAQIHAWQTPIIERQDLPDWFKMALFNELYDLTSGGTLWSSASKNDPIGQFAVLECLDYRWYESLDVRLYGSFALLILFPELEKAVMRAFARAIPKSDSTPRVIGYYYTIGAESPMAVRKVQGATPHDLGAPNEHVWEKTNYTSYQDCNLWKDLGSDFVLQVYRDFLLTGANDVEFLADCWNAIVQTLDYLKTFDKDGDGIPENSGAPDQTFDDWRLQGVSAYCGGLWLAALEAAIAICDILADTQDNAALQKSIYEAWLKQSRPVYQEKLWNGQYYQLDTQSGSDVVMADQLCGQFYARLLGLPDIVPPDCAASALKTVYEACFLKFHNGQFGAANGLRPDGSPENPQATHPLEVWTGINFGLAAFLVQMGMKDEAFQLTQAVVSQIYNNGLQFRTPEAITSVGTFRACVYLRAMAIWAVYLAATGA encoded by the coding sequence ATGAGTAACAAGCCTTTTTCCGTCATTCCTTCCTGCGTTTGGAGCCGTCCCATTGGTTTAGGCTGGGATACTCCATACAGAGTCCGCTACGCAAGCAATATTGACGATGGTCCATGGCACGGAATGCCTCTTGGTGGCTTTGGTGCAGGGTGTATTGGTCGCTCCTCACGAGGAGATTTCAATCTGTGGCACATTGATGGTGGCGAACACGTATTCAAATATATTCCCGCCTGTCAATTTAGCTTGTTCGAGTCAGATAATTCTTCCTCAAAAGCTTATGCCTTGTGTACGCAAGCACCAGAGGATGGCAGTCTTTCAGCTTGGCAGTGGTACCCAGCAAGTGGAGAAGGTGGAGAAAATCCCAAATCCCAAATCCCAAATCCCAAATCCCAAATTCACTCAACAGGAAGCTATCACGCGTTATATCCCCGCAGTTGGTTTGTTTATGAAGGAGTGTTTCAAGCACAACTAACTTGCGAGCAATTCTCTCCTATTTGGGCTCATAACTACAAGGAAACAAGTTATCCGGTAGCAGTGTTCGTCTGGACTGCACAAAATCCCACAAATGCATCGATTACGCTCAGCATAATGTTGAGTTGGCAAAATATGGTGGGTTGGTTTACCAACGCCCTAAAATCTCCAGAAGTCAGGGTGAGGGATGATGGCAGTCCAGTTTACGAGTATCGCTCGCGTTTGTATGAAAGTCAAGGTAACTTTAACCAACTTGTAGAACAGGGTGAATATATCGGTTGTTTGATGAGTCGGGTGAATAGTGGTAAATCTTTACAGGAAGGTGATGGACAGTGGTGTATCGCCACTCAAAAACATCCAAAGGTAGAAGCGTATTACAACACTCGCTGGAATCCAACGGGGACGGGTGAGGAAATATGGCAAAGCTTTGCTCAAAATGGTTCTTTGTCTAATTCCACAGATGAAACTCCGATCGCTGAGGGCGAACAGCTTGGGGTTGCCCTTGCTCTTCGGTTCACTCTTCAACCAGGGGAAATTCTAAAACTTCCTTTCGTCCTAGCTTGGGATTTTCCTGTAACAGAATTTGCAGAGGGAATTATATCTTACCGCAGATATACGGATTATTTTGGTCTTAACGGTGATAATGCTTGGGCGATCGCATCGACTGCCTTAGTAGAATATGAAACTTGGCAAGCACAAATTCACGCATGGCAAACGCCTATTATTGAGCGTCAAGACTTGCCCGATTGGTTCAAAATGGCTCTTTTCAACGAGCTTTACGATCTCACAAGTGGTGGAACTCTCTGGAGTTCCGCCTCAAAAAACGACCCGATCGGACAGTTTGCCGTACTCGAATGTTTGGACTATCGGTGGTATGAAAGTTTAGATGTACGGCTGTACGGTTCTTTTGCCCTACTGATACTGTTTCCAGAATTAGAAAAGGCAGTGATGCGGGCTTTTGCACGAGCAATTCCCAAAAGTGACAGTACTCCCCGTGTCATTGGATACTATTACACTATTGGTGCAGAAAGTCCAATGGCAGTCCGGAAAGTTCAAGGTGCAACACCTCACGATTTGGGCGCACCAAACGAGCACGTTTGGGAAAAGACCAATTACACGAGTTATCAAGATTGCAACTTGTGGAAGGATTTAGGTAGCGATTTTGTTTTACAGGTATACCGAGACTTTCTCTTAACAGGTGCTAATGATGTGGAATTCTTAGCGGACTGTTGGAACGCTATCGTCCAAACCTTGGACTATCTCAAAACATTTGACAAAGATGGAGATGGCATTCCTGAGAATTCCGGCGCACCCGACCAAACTTTTGATGACTGGCGTTTGCAAGGAGTGAGTGCTTACTGTGGTGGATTGTGGTTGGCTGCATTAGAAGCTGCGATCGCGATTTGCGACATTTTAGCCGACACTCAAGACAATGCTGCCCTTCAAAAATCCATCTATGAAGCTTGGTTAAAACAATCTCGCCCTGTTTACCAAGAAAAACTTTGGAACGGGCAATATTATCAGCTCGACACTCAGAGCGGTTCTGATGTCGTTATGGCAGACCAACTTTGCGGACAATTTTACGCTCGCTTGTTGGGGTTACCAGACATCGTACCACCAGATTGTGCTGCATCTGCCTTGAAAACAGTCTACGAAGCCTGCTTTCTCAAGTTCCATAACGGTCAATTTGGGGCTGCTAACGGTCTTCGTCCTGATGGTTCGCCAGAGAATCCTCAAGCCACCCATCCCTTGGAGGTTTGGACGGGAATCAATTTTGGATTAGCCGCATTTCTCGTGCAAATGGGCATGAAGGATGAAGCATTTCAATTAACACAAGCTGTAGTTAGCCAAATTTACAATAACGGGCTGCAATTCCGAACTCCTGAAGCTATTACATCTGTCGGAACCTTCCGCGCTTGCGTTTACCTTCGGGCAATGGCAATTTGGGCAGTTTATTTGGCAGCGACTGGGGCGTAG